One Phreatobacter oligotrophus genomic region harbors:
- a CDS encoding pyridoxamine 5'-phosphate oxidase family protein, whose protein sequence is MSEPSPVIADTGSLRDLYGEPGETAARKIQDRLDAHCRRFIALSPFLTIASTSETGTDCSPRGDAPGFVHVVDDKTLMLPDRRGNNILDTLQNVLARPEVGLLFFVPGLNETLRVNGRARIVTDPAVLQSMAIKGTIVPSSAMEIAVDQVYFHCGRSILRADLWNPGKKVGRDAFPTLGVVLADQIAGVDAGATDKRLEAAYTTNLY, encoded by the coding sequence ATGAGCGAGCCTTCCCCCGTCATCGCCGACACCGGCAGCCTGCGCGACCTCTATGGCGAGCCCGGCGAGACCGCGGCGCGCAAGATCCAGGACAGGCTGGATGCCCATTGCCGCCGCTTCATCGCGCTCTCGCCCTTCCTGACCATCGCCAGCACCAGCGAGACCGGCACGGACTGCTCGCCGCGCGGCGATGCGCCGGGCTTCGTCCATGTCGTCGACGACAAGACGCTGATGCTGCCCGACCGGCGCGGCAACAACATCCTCGACACGTTGCAGAACGTGCTGGCGCGGCCGGAGGTCGGCCTTCTCTTCTTCGTGCCGGGGCTGAACGAGACGCTGCGCGTCAACGGCCGGGCGCGGATCGTCACCGATCCCGCGGTGCTCCAGTCCATGGCCATCAAGGGAACCATCGTGCCGAGCTCCGCCATGGAGATCGCTGTCGACCAGGTCTATTTCCACTGCGGCCGGTCGATCCTGCGCGCCGACCTCTGGAATCCCGGGAAGAAGGTGGGTCGCGACGCCTTCCCGACGCTCGGCGTGGTGCTCGCCGACCAGATCGCCGGGGTGGATGCGGGCGCGACCGACAAGCGGCTCGAGGCCGCCTACACCACCAACCTCTATTGA